In Daphnia pulex isolate KAP4 chromosome 7, ASM2113471v1, one genomic interval encodes:
- the LOC124196644 gene encoding uncharacterized protein LOC124196644, which translates to MEKDGRRHVVWCLNGKNYASWKFGMKLALQSVELWEVVNGTQRQPAERRNADQVIENAADITNWNKRNTTAMQNIFGAIKEDQSRILMSCSTAQEMWMKLETEYEEDAADNAPLLWTKFYGCTFRPSQSVSSFLTELEQIAFRLKSLNIAIDDNQIMAKILMSLPPEFRVFAFAWDSTPVAEKTLKKLTTRLIALDKSLRNDEEAKSTSDTAYLSKPNRDESQHKEQALPAQYGQNKGKSHPSSQHAGIPRTCWECNSTTHVRAQCRQYKRRREREGEEADRKRKRYDRHDRRDDKLCKLPGATGRCTHETPGCSTLQVSP; encoded by the exons atggagaaagatggccgccgccatGTTGTATGGTGTCTGAATGGGAAAAACTACGCgtcttggaaatttggaatgaagcTGGCGTTACAAAGTGTTGAGCTTTGGGAAGTCGTGAACGGGACTCAACGGCAACCTGCTGAA AGACGCAATGCTGACCAGGTGATTGAAAATGCAGCTGATATAACCAActggaacaagagaaataccACGGCAATGCAGAACATATTTGGCGCCATCAAAGAAGACCAATCAAGGATCCTGATGTCTTGTAGCACAGCCCAAGAGATGTGGATGAAATTGGAGACTGAGTATGAAGAAGATGCCGCAGACAATGCACCTCTATTGTGGACAAAGTTCTATGGATGCACATTTCGACCAAGCCAAAGTGTATCAAGCTTCCTGACTGAGTTGGAACAGATAGCATTCCGTCTGAAGAGCCTCAACATAGCTATtgatgataatcaaataatggcAAAGATACTCATGTCGCTTCCTCCAGAGTTCCGTGTTTTTGCCTTTGCATGGGACAGCACGCCTGTTGCAGAGAAAACTCTCAAGAAACTGACTACTCGCCTTATAGCATTGGACAAGAGCCTgcgcaacgacgaagaagcAAAATCGACATCTGATACTGCCTATCTCAGTAAGCCGAACAGAGATGAATCACAGCACAAAGAGCAAGCACTTCCTGCCCAGTACGGTcagaacaaaggaaaaagccaCCCTTCCAGTCAACATGCTGGTATACCGAGAACATGCTGGGAGTGCAACTCCACTACGCATGTTAGAGCTCAATGCCGTCAATACAAACGCCGgcgtgagagagaaggagaagaagcggacagaaaaaggaagcgtTACGATCGACATGACAGAAGAGATGATAAACTATGTAAGCTCCCAGGAGCAACTGGCCGATGCACTCACGAAACCCCTGGCTGCTCCACGCTTCAAGTATCTCCGTGA
- the LOC124196645 gene encoding protein phosphatase inhibitor 2-like isoform X1 encodes MAENLMKVPVKGILKNSTSFEGSSSTKGSANRGAKWDEMNILATHHPPDKDYGHMKIEEPKTPFSYHGEDSGDEGDNHEIDSKLLTERLLADKEKLEIQNETVVSDDEGEEEDEETPNDKAKRRSFEHKRKSHYNEFMAVKLARQLMQKDEEEVENNEEDRLPEKDSCVEVEETEVDDVEAYNAGMDIIDQSQSSS; translated from the exons ATGGCTGAAAATTTAATGAAAGTTCCAGTGAaaggaatattaaaaaattctacTAGTTTTGAAGGATCTTCCTCTACTAAAgg gtctgccaacagaggTGCAAAATGGgatgaaatgaatattttagcTACACATCATCCACCTGATAAAGATTATGGTCACATGAAGATTGAAGAGCCAAAAACACCATTTAGTTATCATGGAGAAGATTCTGGGGATGAGGGAGATAATCATGAAATAGATAGTAAACTTCTAACTGAAAG ATTGTTGGCTGATAAAGAGAaacttgaaattcaaaatgaaactgTTGTATCTGATGATGAGGGAgaggaggaagatgaagaaactCCAAATGATAAAG CTAAAAGGAGATCTTTTGAACACAAACGTAAATCACATTATAATGAATTCATGGCTGTGAAATTAGCTAGACAGCTTATGCaaaaggatgaagaagaagttgaaaacaaTGAAGAAGACAGACTACCTGAAAAGGACTCTTGTGTCGAAGTGGAGGAAACTGAAGTTGATGATGTAGAAg ctTACAATGCAGGTATGGACATAATTGATCAATCACAGAGTTCCAGTTGA
- the LOC124196645 gene encoding protein phosphatase inhibitor 2-like isoform X2 — MAENLMKVPVKGILKNSTSFEGSSSTKGSANRGAKWDEMNILATHHPPDKDYGHMKIEEPKTPFSYHGEDSGDEGDNHEIDSKLLTERLLADKEKLEIQNETVVSDDEGEEEDEETPNDKAKRRSFEHKRKSHYNEFMAVKLARQLMQKDEEEVENNEEDRLPEKDSCVEVEETEVDDVEGMDIIDQSQSSS; from the exons ATGGCTGAAAATTTAATGAAAGTTCCAGTGAaaggaatattaaaaaattctacTAGTTTTGAAGGATCTTCCTCTACTAAAgg gtctgccaacagaggTGCAAAATGGgatgaaatgaatattttagcTACACATCATCCACCTGATAAAGATTATGGTCACATGAAGATTGAAGAGCCAAAAACACCATTTAGTTATCATGGAGAAGATTCTGGGGATGAGGGAGATAATCATGAAATAGATAGTAAACTTCTAACTGAAAG ATTGTTGGCTGATAAAGAGAaacttgaaattcaaaatgaaactgTTGTATCTGATGATGAGGGAgaggaggaagatgaagaaactCCAAATGATAAAG CTAAAAGGAGATCTTTTGAACACAAACGTAAATCACATTATAATGAATTCATGGCTGTGAAATTAGCTAGACAGCTTATGCaaaaggatgaagaagaagttgaaaacaaTGAAGAAGACAGACTACCTGAAAAGGACTCTTGTGTCGAAGTGGAGGAAACTGAAGTTGATGATGTAGAAg GTATGGACATAATTGATCAATCACAGAGTTCCAGTTGA
- the LOC124196643 gene encoding DNA ligase 4-like — MLFSEFCNACEEISSSKRSDKQESLRKFLSKCREIVLKDSNFTMYSVMCLLLPHLDRSRGAYGIKEASLAKLYINIFSLPKDGVDAIRLLKYKVTKTTQRIAKDFSDVCYDILKDRCGSSISSGTIADINLFLDNLSKTSSKKTENTERILKPILMKLSALEQKWLIRVILRNVKLTGMSEKAVLSTYHPDAKELYDVSNDLEKVCATLIDPLNRTSGIEISLFNPFRPMLADRLSISKILTKMNNKPFYVETKLDGERTQIHKRGKRYGFYTRRGFDYTSSYGTDPSTGNFTPRLHDCFPESVTSCILDGEMVAWNVNGSFIVSKGANTDVKSMSPTGELVPCFVAFDILLLNDEVLSNLPYKERLKFLESTVKVKESVLHFPNRKLVSTKAEVENLLNEAIDQREEGIVLKSPDSIYKPNERKGGWVKVKPEYVGDMMDHLDVIILGGYHGQGRRRNLISMFLLGLAVPSIEGNQLEFSSFARVGSGFSDEQLMGLLGKLDPYWQKWDKNAPPPMIHFGREKPDVWINPSSSAILEIKASEIVLSNSYKAGMTLRFPRVQRIREDRAWDSCMTLSEVIEMRKYASGKLATRHCSFTEDTPASKRIKLAGLTAVVAAPFQSADTSDVKKSSSCFSKKEICVLNGSDSLTKQELERKVVSGGGTVVQNPGHVTFCIVAFKDDMRVKSLKNRPKWDIVRPPWLLRCLNFDRLFPFRPEDLMIATRATEEKMMQNYDKFGNSLREPTSVEDVALILQRVQDLEHPTPLSMYEIANLEYDIFGQLPKYGVFRTCVVYVDLFETISDPNSQVISRELEIISFDLRIYGAQVLNRMDSSVTHVVCDPVSYPHRAIDWKTTNHQREVKFKLVRLEWVEHSINKGSLVDEMQYYP, encoded by the exons ATgttattttctgaattttgcaATGCGTGTGAAGAAATTAGTTCAAGCAAAAGAAGTGACAAACAGGAGAGTCTTAGAAAGTTTCTAAGCAAATGTAGGGAGATTGTTTTGAAAGATTCAAACTTCACTATGTACTCTGTGATGTGCCTTCTCCTTCCTCATCTCGATCGTTCAAGAGGAGCATATGGTATTAAAGAGGCATCTTTAGCAAAATTATACATAAACATATTTAGTCTTCCAAAGGATGGGGTGGATGCGATTAGATTGCTAAAATACAA AGTTACCAAGACAACCCAAAGAATTGCCAAAGATTTTTCTGATGTCTGTTATGACATTCTAAAGGATCGTTGTGGTTCAAGTATTAGTTCTGGGACTATTGCTGACATCAATCTGTTTTTGGACAATTTGTCAAAGACATCAtcaaaaaagacagaaaataCAGAAAGAATTCTCAAGCCAATTTTGATGAAGTTATCTGCTCTAGAACAAAAGTGGCTAATAAGAGTAATTCTTAGGAATGTTAAATTGACTGGGATGAGTGAAAAGGCTGTCCTATCTACCTATCATCCAGATGCTAAAGAATTGTATGATGTATCTAATGACCTTGAGAAAGTCTGTGCAACATTGATCGACCCGTTAAATAGAACTTCTGGAATAGAAATTTCGCTTTTTAATCCATTTCGTCCCATGTTAGCGGATAGACTTTCGATATCTAAAATTCTTacgaaaatgaataacaaGCCGTTCTACGTCGAAACAAAATTAGATGGAGAAAGGACTCAAATTCATAAACGaggaaaaag ATACGGTTTCTATACTCGACGTGGATTTGATTACACGTCAAGCTATGGAACTGATCCCTCGACTGGAAACTTTACTCCGCGTCTACACGACTGTTTTCCCGAATCTGTGACCAGTTGTATTCTAGATGGAGAGATGGTGGCTTGGAATGTTAACGGATCCTTTATCGTATCTAAGGGTGCAAATACTGATGTCAAGTCAATGTCTCCTACAGGAGAACTAGTTCCATGTTTCGTCGCCTTTGATATTCTTCTACTGAATGATGAAGTCCTATCCAATCTACCATATAAG GAGCGATTGAAATTCTTAGAATCGACAGTAAAGGTAAAAGAAAGCGTTCTTCATTTTCCCAACCGTAAGCTAGTTTCTACCAAAGCGGAAGTGGAAAACTTGCTCAATGAAGCAATCGATCAACGGGAAGAAGGAATCGTTTTAAAAAGTCCAGATTCAATCTACAAACCGAATGAACGTAAAGGAGGATGGGTGAAA gtcAAGCCAGAATATGTAGGCGACATGATGGATCATTTAG aTGTGATTATTCTGGGTGGTTATCACGGacagggaagaagaagaaatctgaTTTCGATGTTTTTGCTTGGCCTGGCTGTTCCGTCCATTGAAGGGAAccaattggaattttcttcGTTTGCCAGGGTAGGATCGGGATTTTCGGATGAACAACTAATGGGTTTGCTCGGAAAGCTGGATCCCTATTGGCAAAAGTGGGATAAAAACGCTCCTCCGCCAATGATTCACTTTGGAAGAGAAAAACCGGATGTATGGATCAATCCGTCGTCATCAGCAATACTTGAG ATTAAAGCATCGGAAATTGTCTTAAGCAATTCTTATAAGGCTGGAATGACTTTACGATTTCCGAGAGTGCAGCGTATTCGTGAAGACCGAGCTTGGGATTCCTGTATGACTCTAAGCGAAGTAATCGAAATGAGGAAATATGCTTCAGGGAAGCTTGCCACTCGACACTGTAGCTTTACAG AAGATACACCTGCTAGCAAACGGATTAAATTAGCAGGCTTGACTGCAGTCGTTGCAGCTCCATTCCAATCAGCAGATACATCTGATGTCAAAAAATCATCCAgttgtttttctaaaaaagagatttgCGTTTTGAATGGCTCTGACTCTCTAACGAAACAGGAACTAGAACGAAAGGTAGTTTCGGGAGGCGGTACTGTTGTCCAGAATCCAG GGCATGTAACGTTTTGTATCGTTGCTTTTAAAGATGATATGCGGGTTAAAAGTCTCAAGAATAGACCGAAATGGGATATTGTTCGTCCACCATGGTTACTTCGTTGCTTAAATTTTGAtcgtctttttcctttccggCCTGAAGACTTAATGATCGCCACCCGAGCCACGGAGGAAAAAATGATGCAAAACTATGATAAATTTGGCAATAGCTTGAGAGAACCTACTTCAGTTGAAGATGTTGCTTTAATCCTTCAGCGTGTCCAAGATTTG gaaCATCCAACGCCATTAAGCATGTATGAAATTGCAAATCTGGAGTATGATATATTTGGACAACTACCTAAATATGGTGTATTTCGAACTTGCGTCGTTTACGTCGATTTATTTGAGACTATATCTGATCCGAACAGTCAAGTGATTTCTCGAGAGctagaaataatttcttttgatcttCGTATCTATGGTGCCCAAGTTTTGAATCGCATGGACTCATCTGTCACTCACGTAGTATGCGATCCGGTTTCATATCCTCACCGCGCGATTGACTGGAAAACAACCAACCATCAGCGGGAAGTCAAGTTCAAATTGGTCCGATTAGAGTGGGTCGAACATTCCATAAATAAAGGAAGTTTAGTTGATGAAATGCAATATTATCCTTGA
- the LOC124196646 gene encoding uncharacterized protein LOC124196646, which translates to MWRYLVSCLVFISFICTPSNQSPQSSFFGWPLSETKETDSQATSNTPTPNKDVSQSSQLPAKDKLDGFEVVSPKPEILTNLPENVNSTSFNAPTLLQKDNLTSGLTNYLSDEISSFLTTSVVFLGAALGRDGCDLKAACLAGTLVPHVQGRDIAVVAAEPLVPEVWKGFYEAAKSSMIQGQDCSKFDCV; encoded by the exons ATGTGGCGATATTTGGTTTCCTGCCtagttttcatttcctttatcTGCACACCTTCTAATCAATCTCCTCAGAGTTCTTTCTTTGGATGGCCACTAAGTGAAACTAAGGAAACTGACAGTCAAGCCACTTCAAACACACCTACACCTAATAAGGATGTTTCACAAAGTTCTCAGTTACCTGCCAAAGATAAACTTGATGGGTTTGAAGTTGTTTCTCCTAAACCTGAAATTCTAACAAATCTACCTGAAA atgtAAACTCAACATCATTTAATGCTCCGACACTTCTTCAAAAAGACAATCTGACATCTGGATTAACAAACTATCTGAGTGATGAAATAAGTTCATTTCTTACAACTAGTGTGGTATTTCTAGGAGCTGCACTAGGACGTGACGGATGTGATCTGAAAGCTGCTTGCTTAGCAGGAACTTTAGTACCACATGTACAAGGAAGAGATATAGCTGTTGT tgcTGCAGAACCACTAGTGCCTGAAGTTTGGAAGGGTTTTTATGAAGCTGCCAAATCAAGCATGATACAAGGACAAGATTGCAGCAAATTTGATTGTGTTTGA